The proteins below are encoded in one region of Pseudomonas sp. SCB32:
- the lhgO gene encoding L-2-hydroxyglutarate oxidase codes for MYDFIIIGGGIVGMSTAMQLTQVYPDARILLLEKESGPARHQTGHNSGVIHAGVYYTPGSLKARFCLEGNKATKAFCNKHGIRYDECGKLLVATNELEMGRMKALWERTAANGLERSWLSAAELREREPNIVGMGGIFVPSSGIVSYAEVTAAMGREFQDAGGEIRYNAEVTGLDERADEVVVRTASDEFHGRYLITCSGLMADRVVRMLGIEPNFIICPFRGEYYLLPKQHNQIVNHLIYPIPDPSMPFLGVHLTRMIDGTVTVGPNAVLAMKREGYRKSDISVADMFETLTSPGILKVLAKNLRPGLIEMKNSLFKGGYLKEVQKYCPSITKADLTAYPAGVRAQAVSRDGKLIDDFLFVNTPRSMNVCNAPSPAATSAIPIGAYIVGKVREQIDGTQAGFTVKATDNKLRAAG; via the coding sequence GTGTACGATTTCATCATCATCGGCGGCGGCATCGTGGGCATGTCCACGGCCATGCAGCTGACCCAGGTATACCCGGACGCCAGGATTCTCCTGCTGGAAAAGGAATCCGGCCCGGCCCGGCACCAGACCGGCCACAACAGCGGGGTGATCCACGCTGGCGTCTACTACACCCCGGGCAGCCTCAAGGCGCGTTTCTGCCTGGAAGGCAACAAGGCCACCAAGGCCTTCTGCAACAAGCACGGCATCCGCTACGACGAATGCGGCAAGCTGCTGGTGGCCACCAACGAACTGGAAATGGGGCGCATGAAGGCGCTCTGGGAACGCACCGCCGCCAATGGCCTGGAGCGCTCCTGGCTGTCCGCCGCCGAATTGCGCGAGCGTGAGCCGAACATCGTCGGCATGGGCGGTATCTTCGTGCCCTCCAGCGGCATCGTCAGCTACGCCGAAGTTACCGCCGCCATGGGCCGCGAGTTCCAGGATGCCGGCGGCGAGATCCGCTACAACGCCGAAGTCACCGGGCTCGACGAGCGCGCCGACGAAGTGGTGGTGCGCACCGCCAGCGACGAATTCCACGGCCGCTACCTCATCACCTGCTCGGGCCTGATGGCCGACCGCGTGGTGCGCATGCTCGGCATCGAGCCGAACTTCATCATCTGTCCGTTCCGTGGCGAGTACTACCTGCTGCCCAAGCAGCACAACCAGATCGTCAACCACCTGATCTACCCGATCCCGGACCCGTCCATGCCGTTCCTCGGCGTGCACCTTACCCGGATGATCGACGGCACCGTCACCGTCGGCCCGAACGCGGTGCTGGCCATGAAACGCGAGGGCTACCGCAAGTCCGATATCTCCGTCGCCGACATGTTCGAGACGCTGACGTCCCCCGGCATCCTCAAGGTGCTGGCGAAGAACCTGCGCCCCGGCCTGATCGAGATGAAGAACTCCCTGTTCAAGGGCGGTTATCTCAAGGAAGTGCAGAAGTACTGCCCGAGCATCACCAAGGCCGACCTCACCGCCTACCCGGCGGGCGTGCGCGCCCAGGCGGTGTCCCGCGACGGCAAGCTGATCGACGATTTCCTCTTCGTGAACACCCCGCGCAGCATGAACGTGTGCAACGCACCGTCGCCCGCCGCCACCTCTGCGATCCCGATCGGCGCCTACATCGTCGGCAAGGTGCGTGAGCAGATCGACGGCACCCAGGCTGGCTTCACCGTCAAGGCCACCGATAACAAGCTGCGGGCCGCCGGCTGA
- a CDS encoding LysR substrate-binding domain-containing protein — MRALEIFEAVGLCGSISQAAKRLGISAGAVSQQMKLLEDAVGISLTVKDGQRLRLNAVGQRFHEGCNQAFERLRAATAELERAKNANNLYVSALPSLLSKWLAPLVAEWQKDFPELSVYLDGTHTEPSQSEANGADFRISYGEGIHDDQHTIELFRDCVVPACSPALLATAVPPEAARSLLDYPLLTIDWRPRFDSPPSWTEWFALNDVHDVPISNSRIYSLSSMAIEAAIQGQGLVLAQYSMISGDLACGQLIVPCLRALPMPASYYLTWNRNNFHKAQCRDFQRWLIARGQDQQHMTNELLGRA; from the coding sequence TTGCGCGCACTGGAAATATTCGAGGCCGTCGGCCTGTGCGGCAGCATTTCCCAGGCTGCGAAACGCCTGGGCATTTCCGCCGGCGCGGTCAGCCAGCAGATGAAGTTGTTGGAAGACGCGGTCGGTATCAGCCTCACGGTCAAGGATGGTCAGCGCCTGCGCCTCAACGCGGTTGGCCAGCGCTTTCATGAAGGCTGCAACCAGGCCTTCGAGCGGCTGCGGGCCGCGACAGCAGAGCTGGAGCGCGCGAAGAACGCCAACAATCTCTACGTCAGCGCCCTGCCGTCGTTGCTGTCCAAATGGCTAGCGCCGCTGGTGGCCGAGTGGCAGAAGGATTTTCCGGAACTGAGCGTCTACCTCGACGGCACCCACACCGAACCGTCTCAGTCCGAGGCCAATGGCGCGGACTTCCGCATCAGCTATGGCGAAGGCATCCACGATGACCAGCACACCATCGAACTCTTTCGCGATTGCGTGGTACCGGCATGCAGCCCTGCCCTGCTTGCGACCGCGGTGCCTCCGGAGGCCGCCCGTAGCCTGCTCGACTATCCACTGTTAACCATCGACTGGCGCCCCAGGTTCGACTCGCCACCCTCATGGACGGAGTGGTTCGCGCTGAATGATGTGCATGACGTGCCTATCAGCAACAGCAGGATCTACTCGCTTTCATCCATGGCCATCGAGGCAGCCATCCAGGGACAGGGGCTGGTGCTGGCCCAGTACTCGATGATCAGCGGGGATCTGGCGTGCGGCCAGTTGATCGTTCCATGCCTGCGCGCCCTGCCAATGCCCGCTTCGTACTATCTGACCTGGAACCGGAACAATTTCCACAAGGCACAATGCCGGGACTTCCAGCGCTGGCTGATTGCACGCGGGCAGGACCAGCAACACATGACGAATGAACTGCTGGGTCGTGCATGA
- the gabD gene encoding NADP-dependent succinate-semialdehyde dehydrogenase, producing MQLKDPTLFRQQAYIDGAWVDADNGQTVQVSNPATHEIIGSVPMMGAAETRRAIEAADKALPAWRALTAKERANKLRKWFDLMIENQDDLACLMTIEQGKPLAEAKGEITYAASFLEWFGEEAKRVYGDMIPGHQPDKRLMVIKQPIGVTAAITPWNFPSAMITRKAGPALAAGCTMVLKPALQTPYSALALAELAERAGIPKGVFSVVTGNAGAIGGELTGNPIVRKLTFTGSTEIGRQLMAECAKDIKKVSLELGGNAPFIVFDDADLDAAVEGALVSKYRNNGQTCVCANRLYIQDGVYDAFVEKLKAAVARLNLGNGLEQGITTGPLIDAKAVAKVQLHIDDAVSKGAKVVAGGKPHALGGTFFEPTILVDVPKNALVAKDETFGPLAPLFRFKDEAEVIAMSNDTDYGLAAYFYARDLARVFRVGEALEYGIVGINTGIISNEVAPFGGIKASGLGREGSKYGIEDYLEIKYLCLGV from the coding sequence GTGCAACTGAAAGACCCCACTCTGTTCCGCCAGCAGGCCTATATCGATGGCGCCTGGGTCGATGCCGACAATGGCCAGACCGTCCAGGTGAGCAACCCGGCGACCCACGAGATCATCGGCAGCGTGCCGATGATGGGCGCCGCCGAGACCCGTCGCGCCATCGAAGCCGCCGACAAGGCCCTGCCGGCCTGGCGCGCGCTGACCGCGAAGGAGCGCGCCAACAAGCTGCGCAAGTGGTTCGACCTGATGATCGAGAACCAGGACGACCTGGCCTGCCTGATGACCATCGAACAGGGCAAGCCGCTGGCCGAAGCCAAGGGCGAGATCACCTACGCCGCCTCGTTCCTCGAGTGGTTCGGCGAAGAAGCCAAGCGCGTCTATGGCGACATGATCCCGGGCCACCAGCCGGACAAGCGCCTGATGGTGATCAAGCAGCCGATCGGTGTGACCGCGGCCATCACCCCTTGGAACTTCCCGTCGGCGATGATCACCCGCAAGGCCGGCCCGGCCCTGGCCGCTGGCTGCACCATGGTGCTCAAACCCGCCTTGCAGACTCCGTATTCCGCCCTGGCGCTGGCCGAACTGGCCGAGCGCGCCGGCATCCCGAAAGGCGTATTCAGCGTCGTTACCGGCAACGCCGGCGCAATCGGCGGTGAGCTGACCGGCAACCCGATCGTGCGCAAGCTGACCTTCACCGGCTCGACCGAAATCGGTCGCCAGCTGATGGCCGAATGCGCCAAGGACATCAAGAAGGTGTCCCTGGAACTGGGCGGCAACGCTCCGTTCATCGTGTTCGATGATGCCGACCTGGACGCCGCCGTCGAAGGCGCGCTGGTCTCCAAGTACCGCAACAACGGCCAGACCTGCGTCTGCGCCAACCGCCTGTACATCCAGGACGGCGTGTACGACGCCTTCGTCGAGAAGCTGAAGGCTGCAGTAGCCAGGCTGAACCTCGGCAACGGCCTGGAGCAGGGCATCACCACCGGCCCGCTGATCGACGCCAAGGCCGTAGCCAAGGTCCAGCTGCATATCGACGACGCCGTTTCCAAGGGCGCCAAGGTCGTCGCTGGCGGCAAGCCGCACGCCCTGGGCGGCACCTTCTTCGAGCCGACCATCCTGGTCGACGTGCCGAAGAACGCCCTGGTGGCCAAGGACGAGACCTTCGGCCCGCTGGCGCCGCTGTTCCGCTTCAAGGACGAGGCCGAAGTCATCGCCATGTCCAACGACACCGACTACGGCCTGGCCGCCTACTTCTATGCCCGCGACCTGGCCCGCGTGTTCCGCGTCGGCGAGGCGCTGGAGTACGGCATCGTCGGCATCAACACCGGGATCATCTCCAACGAAGTCGCGCCCTTCGGCGGCATCAAGGCTTCGGGCCTGGGCCGCGAAGGTTCGAAGTACGGCATCGAGGATTACCTCGAGATCAAGTACCTCTGCCTCGGCGTGTAA
- a CDS encoding transporter substrate-binding domain-containing protein, with product MKNKKVGFAACSLLMMFASYSLSPLAKELDSIQIATEGVYEPWNRTLPDGSFDGFEPEMAKVLCERMQLQCKIVAQDWDGLIPGLQAGKFDVVMDALAISETRKKVIDFSRPYTKAPATFIALQSSGIDLGKGTLHLRGNPETDTPAVEELRSRLKGKLIGIVSGTVYSKFIHDQFGQVATIRDYKTPPEPLMDLKNGRVDLVFEDLGFLAGEMQRATDSGLTLVGPAINGPIWGEGEAFGIRKGEPELKAKLDAAIASMIADGTINRLSTKWFHHDFTPPSQ from the coding sequence ATGAAAAACAAGAAAGTCGGATTTGCAGCCTGCTCGTTGTTGATGATGTTCGCCAGCTACTCGCTGAGTCCCCTGGCCAAGGAACTGGATAGCATCCAGATCGCTACCGAAGGGGTTTACGAGCCCTGGAACCGCACGCTGCCCGATGGCAGTTTCGATGGCTTCGAGCCGGAAATGGCCAAGGTGCTCTGCGAGCGCATGCAGCTCCAATGCAAAATCGTCGCACAGGACTGGGACGGTCTGATCCCCGGTCTGCAGGCTGGAAAGTTCGACGTGGTGATGGACGCTCTCGCGATCAGCGAGACGCGCAAGAAGGTCATCGATTTCTCCCGCCCCTACACCAAGGCTCCCGCCACCTTCATCGCCCTGCAGTCCAGCGGCATTGACCTGGGCAAGGGGACCCTGCACCTGCGCGGCAATCCCGAAACGGATACGCCCGCCGTCGAGGAGTTGCGGAGCAGGCTCAAGGGCAAGCTGATCGGCATCGTCTCCGGCACGGTGTACAGCAAATTCATCCACGACCAGTTCGGCCAGGTGGCGACCATCCGTGACTACAAGACACCGCCGGAGCCGCTGATGGACCTGAAGAACGGACGGGTGGACCTGGTGTTCGAGGATCTCGGTTTTCTCGCCGGAGAAATGCAGCGGGCCACCGACAGCGGACTCACGCTGGTCGGCCCGGCGATCAACGGACCGATCTGGGGCGAGGGTGAAGCCTTCGGCATCCGCAAGGGCGAGCCGGAGCTCAAGGCCAAGCTGGATGCGGCAATCGCGTCGATGATCGCCGACGGCACGATCAATCGCCTCAGCACGAAGTGGTTCCATCACGACTTCACGCCACCCAGCCAGTGA
- a CDS encoding FAD-binding oxidoreductase encodes MHEPIPATKGFARFQVTGKVRESASITSFLLKPAMNDARVEFRPGQFIMVRIPQPNAPQVLRAYSLSGDPDDHSQLRISVKHELPPAHLPDMPAGIGSSFLHDAVEIGGELDIAGPSGEFVLDESSERPVLLFSGGVGLTPMVSMLHRLATRSARPVYFIHACENGAVHALREEVLELAATRAGIAVHFCYRAPTAEDLERGRHHSCGLVSKETLQTLLPLDDYDAYLCGPRPFMQANWRLLRGLGVERERIRYEFFGPATILEADEAPIAPAPAKPQPLIDGELTVRFEPSGRSIAWDVSCPSLLDFAEQAGFAPPFSCRAGLCNSCLTPLVSGSVEYSEAPLMAPEPGQVLLCCARPTSPVVLDLKK; translated from the coding sequence ATGCATGAACCTATTCCTGCCACGAAGGGCTTCGCGCGCTTCCAGGTGACCGGGAAGGTACGGGAAAGCGCGTCGATCACCTCGTTCCTGCTCAAGCCCGCGATGAACGACGCGCGCGTGGAATTTCGCCCGGGGCAATTCATCATGGTGCGAATTCCGCAACCGAACGCTCCGCAGGTTCTGCGTGCCTACAGTTTGTCCGGTGACCCGGATGATCATTCGCAGTTGCGCATCTCGGTGAAGCACGAACTGCCCCCGGCGCATCTGCCCGACATGCCAGCGGGTATCGGTTCCAGCTTCCTGCACGATGCGGTGGAGATCGGCGGGGAGCTGGATATCGCCGGGCCGTCCGGTGAGTTTGTCCTCGACGAGAGCAGCGAACGGCCGGTACTGCTGTTCAGCGGCGGCGTGGGGCTGACGCCGATGGTGAGCATGCTGCATCGCCTGGCGACCCGATCGGCGCGCCCGGTGTACTTCATCCACGCCTGTGAGAATGGCGCCGTCCACGCGCTGCGCGAGGAGGTGCTGGAACTGGCAGCGACGCGTGCTGGAATCGCCGTGCACTTCTGCTATCGCGCGCCGACGGCGGAGGACCTGGAGCGCGGCCGTCACCATAGCTGCGGGCTGGTCAGCAAGGAGACCCTGCAGACATTGCTGCCGCTGGACGACTACGACGCCTACCTGTGCGGGCCGCGCCCGTTCATGCAGGCGAACTGGCGACTGCTGCGCGGCCTGGGCGTCGAGCGGGAGAGGATTCGCTACGAGTTCTTCGGCCCGGCGACCATTCTCGAGGCCGACGAGGCGCCAATCGCGCCGGCACCGGCGAAGCCGCAGCCACTGATCGATGGCGAATTGACGGTGCGCTTCGAGCCTTCCGGCCGCTCCATTGCCTGGGATGTGTCCTGCCCCTCGCTGCTGGATTTCGCCGAGCAGGCAGGGTTCGCTCCGCCTTTCAGTTGCCGCGCCGGCCTGTGCAACTCATGCCTGACGCCATTAGTCAGCGGCAGCGTCGAATACAGCGAAGCGCCGCTGATGGCCCCCGAGCCGGGACAGGTCCTGTTGTGCTGCGCGAGGCCGACCTCTCCGGTGGTGCTGGACCTGAAGAAGTGA
- the gabT gene encoding 4-aminobutyrate--2-oxoglutarate transaminase encodes MNTNQSLQQRRMDAIPRGVGQIHQIFAERAENATVWDVEGREYLDFAGGIAVLNTGHLHPKVMAAVQEQLAKLTHTCFHVFGYEPYVALAEKINQLLPGNFEKKTLLVTTGAEAVENAIKIARAATGRNGVIAFTGAYHGRTQYTLSLTGKVVPYSAGLGLMPGGVFRAQYPNALHGVSVDESLASIERIFKNDAAPRDIAAIILEPVQGEGGFNVAPKDFMARLRALCDEYGILLIADEVQTGAGRTGSFFAMEQMGVAADLTTFAKSIAGGFPLAGVAGRAEVMDAVAPGGLGGTYAGSPVSCAAALAVIEAFESEKLLDRAKSVGEILTTGLRKIGERHNSLVDVRNLGAMVAVELFEGGDLNKPAAELTGKVVAKAREKGLILLSCGTYYNVLRILVPLTVSDADLQRGLAIIGECFDELA; translated from the coding sequence ATGAATACCAACCAGAGCCTGCAACAACGCCGCATGGACGCCATTCCCCGTGGCGTCGGCCAGATCCACCAGATCTTCGCCGAGCGCGCCGAGAACGCCACCGTGTGGGATGTCGAAGGCCGTGAATACCTGGACTTCGCCGGCGGCATCGCCGTACTGAACACCGGCCACCTGCACCCGAAGGTAATGGCCGCCGTGCAGGAGCAACTGGCCAAGCTGACCCACACCTGCTTCCACGTCTTCGGCTACGAGCCCTACGTGGCCCTGGCGGAGAAGATCAACCAGCTGCTGCCGGGCAACTTCGAGAAGAAGACCCTGCTGGTCACCACCGGCGCCGAAGCCGTCGAGAACGCCATCAAGATCGCCCGTGCCGCCACCGGCCGTAACGGCGTGATCGCCTTCACCGGCGCCTACCATGGCCGCACCCAGTACACCCTGTCGCTGACCGGCAAGGTGGTGCCGTACTCCGCGGGCCTGGGCCTGATGCCCGGCGGCGTGTTCCGCGCCCAGTACCCGAATGCCCTGCATGGCGTGTCGGTGGACGAATCCCTGGCCAGCATCGAGCGCATCTTCAAGAACGACGCCGCGCCCCGCGATATCGCCGCCATCATCCTCGAGCCGGTGCAGGGGGAGGGCGGCTTCAACGTGGCGCCGAAGGACTTCATGGCCCGCCTGCGCGCCCTGTGCGACGAATACGGCATCCTGCTGATCGCCGACGAAGTGCAGACCGGCGCCGGCCGTACCGGCAGCTTCTTCGCCATGGAGCAGATGGGCGTCGCCGCCGACCTGACCACCTTCGCCAAGTCCATCGCCGGTGGCTTCCCCCTGGCGGGCGTGGCCGGCCGCGCCGAGGTCATGGACGCCGTGGCCCCCGGCGGCCTGGGCGGCACCTATGCCGGCAGCCCGGTGTCCTGCGCCGCCGCGCTGGCGGTGATCGAGGCCTTCGAGAGCGAAAAACTGCTGGATCGCGCCAAGTCCGTGGGCGAAATCCTGACCACCGGCCTGCGCAAGATCGGTGAGCGCCACAACAGCCTGGTGGACGTGCGCAACCTCGGCGCCATGGTCGCCGTGGAGCTGTTCGAGGGCGGCGACCTGAACAAGCCGGCCGCCGAGCTGACCGGCAAGGTGGTGGCCAAGGCGCGCGAGAAGGGCCTGATCCTGCTCTCCTGCGGCACCTACTACAACGTCCTGCGCATCCTGGTTCCGCTGACCGTCAGCGATGCCGACCTGCAGCGTGGGCTGGCCATCATCGGCGAGTGCTTCGACGAGTTGGCATAA
- a CDS encoding aromatic ring-hydroxylating dioxygenase subunit alpha, with translation MFLKNAWYAAAWDNEVKQALHATILLGEPIVLYRKADGAVVALEDACPHRKLPLSMGRLLGDLVECGYHGLTFDCSGACVKASCVPRVPQAAQVRSYPVEERYGLVWLWMGDPQLADPAKLLDIPEWDDPNWGVNRGDSMTVECNYLYMTDNLLDPSHVAWVHQSTFGISACESEPLQTRVNDNGVVVSRWLHDIDVAPFYRQYLKFQGRCDRLQYYEVRYPSHAIIKGVHTPAGSGGDGAPMHEKAFLMDSYNFMTPVDENRTRYYWFQLRNFDADDEDVSRRFAADVRRAFEEDRLVLAAVHAGMKNRQTANIDLAIDSGPLRFRRGIERLIREEQEAVEQRKSNEIAVHA, from the coding sequence ATGTTCCTGAAAAACGCCTGGTATGCAGCCGCCTGGGACAATGAAGTGAAGCAGGCCCTGCATGCGACCATTCTGCTGGGTGAGCCCATCGTTCTCTACCGCAAGGCCGACGGAGCCGTCGTCGCTCTGGAAGACGCCTGCCCACACCGCAAACTGCCGTTGTCCATGGGGCGTCTGCTGGGTGATCTGGTCGAGTGTGGCTACCATGGACTGACCTTCGACTGCTCCGGCGCCTGCGTGAAGGCCAGTTGCGTGCCGCGGGTGCCGCAGGCCGCGCAGGTTCGCAGCTATCCGGTGGAGGAGCGCTACGGCCTGGTCTGGCTGTGGATGGGTGATCCGCAGTTGGCCGATCCGGCCAAGCTGCTCGACATCCCGGAGTGGGACGATCCGAACTGGGGCGTCAATCGTGGCGACTCGATGACCGTCGAGTGCAACTACCTGTACATGACTGACAACCTGCTCGATCCGTCCCATGTCGCCTGGGTACACCAGAGCACCTTCGGCATCTCGGCCTGCGAATCGGAGCCGCTGCAAACCAGGGTCAACGACAACGGCGTGGTGGTGTCGCGCTGGCTGCACGACATCGATGTCGCGCCGTTCTATCGGCAGTACCTGAAGTTCCAGGGCCGCTGCGACCGGCTGCAGTACTACGAGGTCCGCTACCCGTCCCACGCCATCATCAAGGGTGTGCACACTCCCGCCGGCAGTGGCGGAGACGGGGCGCCGATGCACGAGAAGGCGTTCCTGATGGACTCGTACAACTTCATGACGCCGGTCGACGAGAATCGCACCCGCTATTACTGGTTCCAGTTGCGTAACTTCGACGCCGACGACGAGGACGTGTCCCGCCGGTTCGCCGCCGACGTGCGCCGCGCCTTCGAGGAAGACCGCCTGGTGCTCGCCGCCGTGCATGCCGGGATGAAGAACCGCCAGACAGCGAACATCGATCTGGCCATCGACTCCGGCCCGCTGCGCTTCCGCCGAGGCATCGAGCGACTGATCCGTGAGGAGCAGGAAGCTGTCGAGCAGCGCAAATCCAACGAGATCGCAGTCCATGCATGA
- the glaH gene encoding glutarate dioxygenase GlaH, with amino-acid sequence MNAFTKIEDLVMPLPLETRGYTVAPSKQSPRLLELTFARETVEAFVKAVAEWPVQALEYKSFLRFRFGEILDELCEGTLRPVLLNTILGRSTGGMLIKPVGLDDVSQAEDMVKFTTACAHLIGRSNYDAMSGQFYARFVVVNTDNSDSYLRQPHRVMELHNDGTFVNQITDYVLMLKIDEKNMEGGNSLLLHLDDWEQCDEFFRHPLARRDMRWTAPPSKNVTEDVFHPVFDTDAEGRPTMRYIDQFVQPANFEEGIWLNALSESLEGSAQKLSVPVPVGSFVLINNLYWLHGRDRFTPHEGLRRELMRQRGYISYQKPRYLRGQ; translated from the coding sequence ATGAACGCCTTTACGAAGATCGAGGACCTTGTGATGCCGCTGCCTCTCGAGACCCGGGGTTACACCGTCGCCCCCTCGAAGCAGTCGCCCCGCCTGCTGGAGTTGACCTTCGCTCGCGAAACCGTCGAGGCCTTCGTCAAGGCCGTGGCCGAGTGGCCGGTCCAGGCGCTGGAGTACAAGTCCTTCCTGCGTTTCCGTTTCGGCGAGATTCTCGACGAGCTCTGCGAAGGCACCCTGCGCCCGGTGCTGCTGAACACCATCCTGGGTCGTTCCACCGGCGGCATGCTGATCAAGCCCGTTGGCCTGGATGACGTGAGCCAGGCCGAGGACATGGTGAAGTTCACCACCGCCTGCGCCCACCTGATCGGCCGCTCCAACTACGACGCCATGAGCGGCCAGTTCTACGCGCGCTTCGTGGTGGTCAACACCGACAACTCCGACAGCTACCTGCGCCAGCCGCACCGCGTCATGGAGCTCCACAACGACGGCACCTTCGTCAACCAGATCACCGACTACGTGCTGATGCTGAAGATCGACGAGAAGAACATGGAAGGCGGCAACTCCCTGCTGCTGCACCTGGACGACTGGGAGCAGTGCGACGAGTTCTTCCGCCACCCGCTGGCCCGCCGCGACATGCGCTGGACCGCGCCGCCGAGCAAGAACGTCACCGAGGACGTGTTCCATCCGGTGTTCGATACCGACGCCGAAGGCCGCCCGACCATGCGCTACATCGACCAGTTCGTGCAGCCGGCCAACTTCGAGGAAGGCATCTGGCTGAACGCCCTGTCCGAATCCCTCGAAGGCAGCGCGCAGAAGCTGTCGGTGCCGGTGCCGGTGGGCAGCTTCGTGCTCATCAACAACCTGTATTGGCTGCACGGCCGCGACCGCTTCACCCCGCACGAGGGGCTGCGCCGCGAACTGATGCGCCAGCGTGGCTACATCAGCTACCAGAAGCCGCGCTACCTGCGCGGTCAGTAA
- the gabP gene encoding GABA permease, whose protein sequence is MQTAKNNLSHGLKSRHVTMLSIAGVIGAGLFVGSGRAIAEAGPATILAYIFAGALVVLVMRMLAEMAVASPDTGSFSTYADRAIGKWAGYTIGWLYWWFWVLVIPIEANIAATILNSWIPQLDIWVLSLAITLLLTATNLFSVKNYGEFEFWLALVKVVAIVGFIILGACAIFGLLPNTGVSGVSRLWDTGGFMPNGFGAVLSAMLITMFSFLGAEVVTIAAAESDAAEKQISKATNSVIWRITLFYILSIFIVVALVPWTDPRLASEGSYAAVLEILGVPHAKALIDVVVLTSVTSCLNSSLYTASRMLYSLSRRGDAPACARATTSSGTPIYAVLISTGAAFLTVIANYLVPSKVFGFLMASSGAIALLVYLVIAISQLRMRKRMTAEGKAIQYRMWLFPWLTWGVIAFILSVLVVMFLRPDHRVEVIATGLLTLVVVCSGLLVTRRRAREELGGKPHGLARITDI, encoded by the coding sequence ATGCAGACTGCTAAGAACAACCTGAGTCACGGGTTGAAGTCCCGCCACGTGACCATGCTTTCCATCGCCGGCGTGATCGGCGCCGGCCTTTTCGTTGGTTCCGGGCGAGCCATCGCCGAAGCCGGCCCGGCCACCATCCTGGCCTACATCTTCGCCGGCGCCCTGGTGGTGCTGGTCATGCGCATGCTGGCCGAAATGGCCGTCGCCTCGCCGGATACCGGCTCCTTCTCCACCTACGCCGACCGCGCCATCGGCAAGTGGGCCGGCTACACCATCGGCTGGCTGTACTGGTGGTTCTGGGTACTGGTGATCCCCATCGAGGCGAACATCGCCGCAACCATCCTCAACTCCTGGATACCGCAATTGGATATCTGGGTGCTGTCGCTGGCCATCACCCTGCTGCTCACCGCGACCAACCTGTTCAGCGTGAAGAACTACGGGGAGTTCGAGTTCTGGCTGGCCCTGGTGAAAGTGGTGGCCATCGTCGGCTTCATCATCCTCGGCGCCTGCGCCATCTTCGGCCTGCTGCCGAACACCGGCGTCAGTGGTGTTTCGCGCCTGTGGGACACCGGCGGCTTCATGCCCAACGGCTTCGGCGCCGTGCTCAGCGCCATGCTGATCACCATGTTCTCCTTCCTCGGGGCCGAGGTGGTGACCATCGCCGCCGCCGAATCCGACGCGGCGGAAAAGCAGATATCCAAGGCCACCAACTCGGTGATCTGGCGGATCACGCTGTTCTACATCCTGTCGATCTTCATCGTCGTCGCCCTGGTGCCCTGGACCGACCCGCGCCTGGCCAGCGAAGGCTCCTACGCCGCCGTACTGGAAATCCTCGGCGTACCCCACGCCAAGGCGCTCATCGACGTGGTAGTGCTGACCTCGGTCACCAGCTGCCTGAACTCCTCTCTCTACACCGCCTCGCGCATGCTCTATTCCCTGAGCCGCCGTGGCGACGCTCCGGCGTGTGCCCGGGCGACCACCAGCAGCGGCACGCCGATCTACGCCGTGCTGATTTCCACCGGCGCGGCTTTCCTGACCGTGATCGCCAACTACCTGGTGCCTTCCAAGGTGTTCGGCTTCCTCATGGCCAGCTCCGGCGCCATCGCCTTGCTGGTCTACCTGGTGATTGCGATTTCCCAGTTGCGCATGCGCAAGCGCATGACGGCCGAGGGCAAGGCCATCCAGTACCGCATGTGGCTGTTCCCGTGGCTGACCTGGGGCGTGATCGCCTTCATCCTCAGTGTGCTGGTGGTCATGTTCCTGCGCCCTGACCACCGCGTCGAAGTCATCGCCACCGGTTTGCTCACGCTCGTCGTGGTCTGCTCCGGCCTGCTCGTCACCCGCCGCAGGGCGCGCGAGGAACTGGGTGGGAAACCTCACGGCTTGGCGCGCATCACGGACATCTGA